Proteins co-encoded in one Opitutus terrae PB90-1 genomic window:
- a CDS encoding outer membrane beta-barrel protein: MKLATLAQIGLTAALLPFAAFAQTTDQPAPLRTDAPTAADSFDRHKGDREFSIGGSGATNKDFDDSFGGVSFSYGSYLTDTLALVVRQSVNYSNPSTGGTQWNGSTKLALDQHVLANGPWRPFVGANFGRIYGDSVRDTWAAGLEAGVKYYVMPRTFIVAAAEYGWLFQHSRSVEDRFDDGQWNWSLGVGFNF, encoded by the coding sequence ATGAAACTTGCTACCTTGGCCCAGATTGGGCTCACCGCCGCGCTGCTGCCGTTCGCGGCGTTTGCCCAGACGACAGATCAGCCGGCGCCGCTGCGCACCGACGCCCCGACCGCGGCCGATTCCTTCGACCGACACAAAGGCGATCGCGAATTCTCGATCGGCGGGAGCGGCGCCACCAACAAGGACTTCGACGACTCGTTCGGGGGCGTTTCGTTTTCCTACGGCTCCTACCTGACGGACACGCTCGCGCTGGTCGTGCGGCAGTCGGTGAACTATTCGAATCCGAGCACCGGCGGCACGCAGTGGAATGGTTCCACCAAGCTGGCCCTCGACCAGCACGTGCTGGCGAACGGGCCCTGGCGGCCGTTCGTGGGCGCGAACTTCGGGCGGATCTACGGTGACTCGGTGCGCGACACGTGGGCCGCGGGTCTCGAAGCCGGCGTGAAATACTACGTGATGCCGCGGACCTTCATCGTCGCCGCCGCCGAATACGGCTGGCTGTTCCAGCATTCGCGCAGCGTCGAAGATCGGTTCGACGACGGGCAGTGGAACTGGTCGCTCGGTGTGGGCTTCAACTTCTAG